From a region of the Carassius auratus strain Wakin chromosome 31, ASM336829v1, whole genome shotgun sequence genome:
- the LOC113050396 gene encoding protein cereblon-like isoform X4, whose protein sequence is MLRADCKHTAMAAERGGGDNNANDEMGNQLQLQPENEEEEEDDMETEDQDGEDAEKPSIINFDTSLPTSHAYLGSDMEEFHGRTLHDEDSVQNLPVLPHIALILIPGQTLPLQLFRPQEVSMFRNLISQDRTFAVLAHSPDVSGAEIKAEFGTTAEIYAFREEQEYGIETVKIKAVGRQRFRVHEIRTQADGIRQAKVQILPERILPDPLCALQFLPRLHIHTPQTKQSQATPPQDRCSQIYRQKIHASMTSWPPWVYALYDSKALMSRVKKQLHEWDENLKDESLPTNPTDFSYRVAACLPIDDALRLQLLKIGSAIQRLRCELDIMDRCTSLCCKQCQDTEITSKNEIFSLSLYGPMAAYVNPHGYVHETLTVYKANNLNLIGRPSTLHSWFPGYAWTIAQCRTCGSHMGWKFSAVKKDLSPPRFWGLTRSALLPTIPQGEEGVEGSRLLCL, encoded by the exons ATGTTGAGAGCGGATTGTAAACACACGGCTATGGCTGCTGAGAGGGGCGGAGGCGACAACAACGCTAACGACGAAATGGGGAACCAACTACAACTTCAGCCAG AaaatgaagaggaagaagaggatgatATGGAGACGGAGGATCAAGACGGTGAGGATGCAGAAAAGCCAAGTATTATAAACTTTGACACAAGTCTACCAACTTCACATGCA TATCTGGGCTCAGACATGGAGGAGTTTCATGGCCGTACCCTGCATGATGAGGACAGTGTGCAGAATCTGCCGGTCCTTCCCCACATTGCTCTCATTCTGATCCCAGGTCAGACGCTACCCTTGCAGCTTTTCCGACCACAGGAGGTCAGCATGTTCCGCAACCTCATAAGCCAAGACCGCACGTTTGCAGTGCTTGCACACAG TCCTGATGTGAGTGGCGCGGAGATAAAGGCAGAATTTGGGACGACTGCAGAAATCTATGCCTTTCGTGAGGAACAGGAATATGGCATAGAGACAGTGAAGATCAAAGCTGTTGGACGGCAGCGCTTCAGAGTGCATGAGATACGCACACAAGCAGATGG gattcgtCAGGCAAAAGTACAGATATTACCTGAGAGGATTCTTCCAGACCCTTTATGTGCACTGCAATTCCTGCCCCGCTTGCATATACACACACCACAGACCAAACAGTCACAAGCAACACCACCGCAGGACCGGTGCAGCCAGATTTATAGACAG AAGATCCATGCTAGTATGACCTCGTGGCCTCCCTGGGTGTATGCCTTATATGACTCT AAAGCTCTCATGAGCAGAGTAAAGAAACAACTCCATGAATGGGATGAAAACCTCAAAGATGAGTCCCTGCCTACAAATCCCACAG ATTTCTCATACAGGGTGGCCGCATGTCTACCAATAGATGATGCTCTGAGACTGCAACTACTGAAGATTGGCAGTGCCATCCAGAGACTGCGCTGTGAGTTGGACATCATGGACAGG TGCACCTCTCTCTGCTGTAAACAGTGCCAGGATACAGAGATAACCAGCAAGAATGAGATCTTCAG TCTATCTCTGTATGGGCCAATGGCAGCATATGTGAATCCACATGGTTATGTTCATGAGACGCTTACAGTTTACAAGGCCAACAACCTCAACCTGATTGGACGACCTTCCACACTGCATAGTTGGTTTCCAGG GTATGCGTGGACAATTGCTCAGTGCAGAACCTGTGGCTCTCATATGGGCTGGAAGTTCTCAGCAGTAAAAAAAGATCTGAGTCCACCTCGGTTCTGGGGTTTGACTCGTTCTGCCCTGTTACCGACAATCCCACAGGGAGAGGAGGGTGTCGAGGGGTCACGCTTGTTGTGCCTGTAA
- the LOC113050396 gene encoding protein cereblon-like isoform X1, producing the protein MLRADCKHTAMAAERGGGDNNANDEMGNQLQLQPENEEEEEDDMETEDQDGEDAEKPSIINFDTSLPTSHAYLGSDMEEFHGRTLHDEDSVQNLPVLPHIALILIPGQTLPLQLFRPQEVSMFRNLISQDRTFAVLAHSPDVSGAEIKAEFGTTAEIYAFREEQEYGIETVKIKAVGRQRFRVHEIRTQADGIRQAKVQILPERILPDPLCALQFLPRLHIHTPQTKQSQATPPQDRCSQIYRQVTDKKIHASMTSWPPWVYALYDSKALMSRVKKQLHEWDENLKDESLPTNPTDFSYRVAACLPIDDALRLQLLKIGSAIQRLRCELDIMDRCTSLCCKQCQDTEITSKNEIFSLSLYGPMAAYVNPHGYVHETLTVYKANNLNLIGRPSTLHSWFPGYAWTIAQCRTCGSHMGWKFSAVKKDLSPPRFWGLTRSALLPTIPQGEEGVEGSRLLCL; encoded by the exons ATGTTGAGAGCGGATTGTAAACACACGGCTATGGCTGCTGAGAGGGGCGGAGGCGACAACAACGCTAACGACGAAATGGGGAACCAACTACAACTTCAGCCAG AaaatgaagaggaagaagaggatgatATGGAGACGGAGGATCAAGACGGTGAGGATGCAGAAAAGCCAAGTATTATAAACTTTGACACAAGTCTACCAACTTCACATGCA TATCTGGGCTCAGACATGGAGGAGTTTCATGGCCGTACCCTGCATGATGAGGACAGTGTGCAGAATCTGCCGGTCCTTCCCCACATTGCTCTCATTCTGATCCCAGGTCAGACGCTACCCTTGCAGCTTTTCCGACCACAGGAGGTCAGCATGTTCCGCAACCTCATAAGCCAAGACCGCACGTTTGCAGTGCTTGCACACAG TCCTGATGTGAGTGGCGCGGAGATAAAGGCAGAATTTGGGACGACTGCAGAAATCTATGCCTTTCGTGAGGAACAGGAATATGGCATAGAGACAGTGAAGATCAAAGCTGTTGGACGGCAGCGCTTCAGAGTGCATGAGATACGCACACAAGCAGATGG gattcgtCAGGCAAAAGTACAGATATTACCTGAGAGGATTCTTCCAGACCCTTTATGTGCACTGCAATTCCTGCCCCGCTTGCATATACACACACCACAGACCAAACAGTCACAAGCAACACCACCGCAGGACCGGTGCAGCCAGATTTATAGACAGGTGACTGAT AAGAAGATCCATGCTAGTATGACCTCGTGGCCTCCCTGGGTGTATGCCTTATATGACTCT AAAGCTCTCATGAGCAGAGTAAAGAAACAACTCCATGAATGGGATGAAAACCTCAAAGATGAGTCCCTGCCTACAAATCCCACAG ATTTCTCATACAGGGTGGCCGCATGTCTACCAATAGATGATGCTCTGAGACTGCAACTACTGAAGATTGGCAGTGCCATCCAGAGACTGCGCTGTGAGTTGGACATCATGGACAGG TGCACCTCTCTCTGCTGTAAACAGTGCCAGGATACAGAGATAACCAGCAAGAATGAGATCTTCAG TCTATCTCTGTATGGGCCAATGGCAGCATATGTGAATCCACATGGTTATGTTCATGAGACGCTTACAGTTTACAAGGCCAACAACCTCAACCTGATTGGACGACCTTCCACACTGCATAGTTGGTTTCCAGG GTATGCGTGGACAATTGCTCAGTGCAGAACCTGTGGCTCTCATATGGGCTGGAAGTTCTCAGCAGTAAAAAAAGATCTGAGTCCACCTCGGTTCTGGGGTTTGACTCGTTCTGCCCTGTTACCGACAATCCCACAGGGAGAGGAGGGTGTCGAGGGGTCACGCTTGTTGTGCCTGTAA
- the LOC113050396 gene encoding protein cereblon-like isoform X6, which translates to MLRADCKHTAMAAERGGGDNNANDEMGNQLQLQPENEEEEEDDMETEDQDGEDAEKPSIINFDTSLPTSHAYLGSDMEEFHGRTLHDEDSVQNLPVLPHIALILIPGQTLPLQLFRPQEVSMFRNLISQDRTFAVLAHSPDVSGAEIKAEFGTTAEIYAFREEQEYGIETVKIKAVGRQRFRVHEIRTQADGIRQAKVQILPERILPDPLCALQFLPRLHIHTPQTKQSQATPPQDRCSQIYRQVTDKKIHASMTSWPPWVYALYDSKALMSRVKKQLHEWDENLKDESLPTNPTDFSYRVAACLPIDDALRLQLLKIGSAIQRLRCELDIMDRCTSLCCKQCQDTEITSKNEIFSLSLYGPMAAYVNPHGYVHETLTVYKANNLNLIGRPSTLHSWFPG; encoded by the exons ATGTTGAGAGCGGATTGTAAACACACGGCTATGGCTGCTGAGAGGGGCGGAGGCGACAACAACGCTAACGACGAAATGGGGAACCAACTACAACTTCAGCCAG AaaatgaagaggaagaagaggatgatATGGAGACGGAGGATCAAGACGGTGAGGATGCAGAAAAGCCAAGTATTATAAACTTTGACACAAGTCTACCAACTTCACATGCA TATCTGGGCTCAGACATGGAGGAGTTTCATGGCCGTACCCTGCATGATGAGGACAGTGTGCAGAATCTGCCGGTCCTTCCCCACATTGCTCTCATTCTGATCCCAGGTCAGACGCTACCCTTGCAGCTTTTCCGACCACAGGAGGTCAGCATGTTCCGCAACCTCATAAGCCAAGACCGCACGTTTGCAGTGCTTGCACACAG TCCTGATGTGAGTGGCGCGGAGATAAAGGCAGAATTTGGGACGACTGCAGAAATCTATGCCTTTCGTGAGGAACAGGAATATGGCATAGAGACAGTGAAGATCAAAGCTGTTGGACGGCAGCGCTTCAGAGTGCATGAGATACGCACACAAGCAGATGG gattcgtCAGGCAAAAGTACAGATATTACCTGAGAGGATTCTTCCAGACCCTTTATGTGCACTGCAATTCCTGCCCCGCTTGCATATACACACACCACAGACCAAACAGTCACAAGCAACACCACCGCAGGACCGGTGCAGCCAGATTTATAGACAGGTGACTGAT AAGAAGATCCATGCTAGTATGACCTCGTGGCCTCCCTGGGTGTATGCCTTATATGACTCT AAAGCTCTCATGAGCAGAGTAAAGAAACAACTCCATGAATGGGATGAAAACCTCAAAGATGAGTCCCTGCCTACAAATCCCACAG ATTTCTCATACAGGGTGGCCGCATGTCTACCAATAGATGATGCTCTGAGACTGCAACTACTGAAGATTGGCAGTGCCATCCAGAGACTGCGCTGTGAGTTGGACATCATGGACAGG TGCACCTCTCTCTGCTGTAAACAGTGCCAGGATACAGAGATAACCAGCAAGAATGAGATCTTCAG TCTATCTCTGTATGGGCCAATGGCAGCATATGTGAATCCACATGGTTATGTTCATGAGACGCTTACAGTTTACAAGGCCAACAACCTCAACCTGATTGGACGACCTTCCACACTGCATAGTTGGTTTCCAGGGTGA
- the LOC113050396 gene encoding protein cereblon-like isoform X3, which yields MLRADCKHTAMAAERGGGDNNANDEMGNQLQLQPENEEEEEDDMETEDQDGEDAEKPSIINFDTSLPTSHAYLGSDMEEFHGRTLHDEDSVQNLPVLPHIALILIPGQTLPLQLFRPQEVSMFRNLISQDRTFAVLAHSPDVSGAEIKAEFGTTAEIYAFREEQEYGIETVKIKAVGRQRFRVHEIRTQADGIRQAKVQILPERILPDPLCALQFLPRLHIHTPQTKQSQATPPQDRCSQIYRQKKIHASMTSWPPWVYALYDSKALMSRVKKQLHEWDENLKDESLPTNPTDFSYRVAACLPIDDALRLQLLKIGSAIQRLRCELDIMDRCTSLCCKQCQDTEITSKNEIFSLSLYGPMAAYVNPHGYVHETLTVYKANNLNLIGRPSTLHSWFPGYAWTIAQCRTCGSHMGWKFSAVKKDLSPPRFWGLTRSALLPTIPQGEEGVEGSRLLCL from the exons ATGTTGAGAGCGGATTGTAAACACACGGCTATGGCTGCTGAGAGGGGCGGAGGCGACAACAACGCTAACGACGAAATGGGGAACCAACTACAACTTCAGCCAG AaaatgaagaggaagaagaggatgatATGGAGACGGAGGATCAAGACGGTGAGGATGCAGAAAAGCCAAGTATTATAAACTTTGACACAAGTCTACCAACTTCACATGCA TATCTGGGCTCAGACATGGAGGAGTTTCATGGCCGTACCCTGCATGATGAGGACAGTGTGCAGAATCTGCCGGTCCTTCCCCACATTGCTCTCATTCTGATCCCAGGTCAGACGCTACCCTTGCAGCTTTTCCGACCACAGGAGGTCAGCATGTTCCGCAACCTCATAAGCCAAGACCGCACGTTTGCAGTGCTTGCACACAG TCCTGATGTGAGTGGCGCGGAGATAAAGGCAGAATTTGGGACGACTGCAGAAATCTATGCCTTTCGTGAGGAACAGGAATATGGCATAGAGACAGTGAAGATCAAAGCTGTTGGACGGCAGCGCTTCAGAGTGCATGAGATACGCACACAAGCAGATGG gattcgtCAGGCAAAAGTACAGATATTACCTGAGAGGATTCTTCCAGACCCTTTATGTGCACTGCAATTCCTGCCCCGCTTGCATATACACACACCACAGACCAAACAGTCACAAGCAACACCACCGCAGGACCGGTGCAGCCAGATTTATAGACAG AAGAAGATCCATGCTAGTATGACCTCGTGGCCTCCCTGGGTGTATGCCTTATATGACTCT AAAGCTCTCATGAGCAGAGTAAAGAAACAACTCCATGAATGGGATGAAAACCTCAAAGATGAGTCCCTGCCTACAAATCCCACAG ATTTCTCATACAGGGTGGCCGCATGTCTACCAATAGATGATGCTCTGAGACTGCAACTACTGAAGATTGGCAGTGCCATCCAGAGACTGCGCTGTGAGTTGGACATCATGGACAGG TGCACCTCTCTCTGCTGTAAACAGTGCCAGGATACAGAGATAACCAGCAAGAATGAGATCTTCAG TCTATCTCTGTATGGGCCAATGGCAGCATATGTGAATCCACATGGTTATGTTCATGAGACGCTTACAGTTTACAAGGCCAACAACCTCAACCTGATTGGACGACCTTCCACACTGCATAGTTGGTTTCCAGG GTATGCGTGGACAATTGCTCAGTGCAGAACCTGTGGCTCTCATATGGGCTGGAAGTTCTCAGCAGTAAAAAAAGATCTGAGTCCACCTCGGTTCTGGGGTTTGACTCGTTCTGCCCTGTTACCGACAATCCCACAGGGAGAGGAGGGTGTCGAGGGGTCACGCTTGTTGTGCCTGTAA
- the LOC113050396 gene encoding protein cereblon-like isoform X2, whose translation MLRADCKHTAMAAERGGGDNNANDEMGNQLQLQPENEEEEEDDMETEDQDGEDAEKPSIINFDTSLPTSHAYLGSDMEEFHGRTLHDEDSVQNLPVLPHIALILIPGQTLPLQLFRPQEVSMFRNLISQDRTFAVLAHSPDVSGAEIKAEFGTTAEIYAFREEQEYGIETVKIKAVGRQRFRVHEIRTQADGIRQAKVQILPERILPDPLCALQFLPRLHIHTPQTKQSQATPPQDRCSQIYRQVTDKIHASMTSWPPWVYALYDSKALMSRVKKQLHEWDENLKDESLPTNPTDFSYRVAACLPIDDALRLQLLKIGSAIQRLRCELDIMDRCTSLCCKQCQDTEITSKNEIFSLSLYGPMAAYVNPHGYVHETLTVYKANNLNLIGRPSTLHSWFPGYAWTIAQCRTCGSHMGWKFSAVKKDLSPPRFWGLTRSALLPTIPQGEEGVEGSRLLCL comes from the exons ATGTTGAGAGCGGATTGTAAACACACGGCTATGGCTGCTGAGAGGGGCGGAGGCGACAACAACGCTAACGACGAAATGGGGAACCAACTACAACTTCAGCCAG AaaatgaagaggaagaagaggatgatATGGAGACGGAGGATCAAGACGGTGAGGATGCAGAAAAGCCAAGTATTATAAACTTTGACACAAGTCTACCAACTTCACATGCA TATCTGGGCTCAGACATGGAGGAGTTTCATGGCCGTACCCTGCATGATGAGGACAGTGTGCAGAATCTGCCGGTCCTTCCCCACATTGCTCTCATTCTGATCCCAGGTCAGACGCTACCCTTGCAGCTTTTCCGACCACAGGAGGTCAGCATGTTCCGCAACCTCATAAGCCAAGACCGCACGTTTGCAGTGCTTGCACACAG TCCTGATGTGAGTGGCGCGGAGATAAAGGCAGAATTTGGGACGACTGCAGAAATCTATGCCTTTCGTGAGGAACAGGAATATGGCATAGAGACAGTGAAGATCAAAGCTGTTGGACGGCAGCGCTTCAGAGTGCATGAGATACGCACACAAGCAGATGG gattcgtCAGGCAAAAGTACAGATATTACCTGAGAGGATTCTTCCAGACCCTTTATGTGCACTGCAATTCCTGCCCCGCTTGCATATACACACACCACAGACCAAACAGTCACAAGCAACACCACCGCAGGACCGGTGCAGCCAGATTTATAGACAGGTGACTGAT AAGATCCATGCTAGTATGACCTCGTGGCCTCCCTGGGTGTATGCCTTATATGACTCT AAAGCTCTCATGAGCAGAGTAAAGAAACAACTCCATGAATGGGATGAAAACCTCAAAGATGAGTCCCTGCCTACAAATCCCACAG ATTTCTCATACAGGGTGGCCGCATGTCTACCAATAGATGATGCTCTGAGACTGCAACTACTGAAGATTGGCAGTGCCATCCAGAGACTGCGCTGTGAGTTGGACATCATGGACAGG TGCACCTCTCTCTGCTGTAAACAGTGCCAGGATACAGAGATAACCAGCAAGAATGAGATCTTCAG TCTATCTCTGTATGGGCCAATGGCAGCATATGTGAATCCACATGGTTATGTTCATGAGACGCTTACAGTTTACAAGGCCAACAACCTCAACCTGATTGGACGACCTTCCACACTGCATAGTTGGTTTCCAGG GTATGCGTGGACAATTGCTCAGTGCAGAACCTGTGGCTCTCATATGGGCTGGAAGTTCTCAGCAGTAAAAAAAGATCTGAGTCCACCTCGGTTCTGGGGTTTGACTCGTTCTGCCCTGTTACCGACAATCCCACAGGGAGAGGAGGGTGTCGAGGGGTCACGCTTGTTGTGCCTGTAA
- the LOC113050396 gene encoding protein cereblon-like isoform X5, translating into MTADEHENEEEEEDDMETEDQDGEDAEKPSIINFDTSLPTSHAYLGSDMEEFHGRTLHDEDSVQNLPVLPHIALILIPGQTLPLQLFRPQEVSMFRNLISQDRTFAVLAHSPDVSGAEIKAEFGTTAEIYAFREEQEYGIETVKIKAVGRQRFRVHEIRTQADGIRQAKVQILPERILPDPLCALQFLPRLHIHTPQTKQSQATPPQDRCSQIYRQVTDKKIHASMTSWPPWVYALYDSKALMSRVKKQLHEWDENLKDESLPTNPTDFSYRVAACLPIDDALRLQLLKIGSAIQRLRCELDIMDRCTSLCCKQCQDTEITSKNEIFSLSLYGPMAAYVNPHGYVHETLTVYKANNLNLIGRPSTLHSWFPGYAWTIAQCRTCGSHMGWKFSAVKKDLSPPRFWGLTRSALLPTIPQGEEGVEGSRLLCL; encoded by the exons ATGACAGCTGACGAACATG AaaatgaagaggaagaagaggatgatATGGAGACGGAGGATCAAGACGGTGAGGATGCAGAAAAGCCAAGTATTATAAACTTTGACACAAGTCTACCAACTTCACATGCA TATCTGGGCTCAGACATGGAGGAGTTTCATGGCCGTACCCTGCATGATGAGGACAGTGTGCAGAATCTGCCGGTCCTTCCCCACATTGCTCTCATTCTGATCCCAGGTCAGACGCTACCCTTGCAGCTTTTCCGACCACAGGAGGTCAGCATGTTCCGCAACCTCATAAGCCAAGACCGCACGTTTGCAGTGCTTGCACACAG TCCTGATGTGAGTGGCGCGGAGATAAAGGCAGAATTTGGGACGACTGCAGAAATCTATGCCTTTCGTGAGGAACAGGAATATGGCATAGAGACAGTGAAGATCAAAGCTGTTGGACGGCAGCGCTTCAGAGTGCATGAGATACGCACACAAGCAGATGG gattcgtCAGGCAAAAGTACAGATATTACCTGAGAGGATTCTTCCAGACCCTTTATGTGCACTGCAATTCCTGCCCCGCTTGCATATACACACACCACAGACCAAACAGTCACAAGCAACACCACCGCAGGACCGGTGCAGCCAGATTTATAGACAGGTGACTGAT AAGAAGATCCATGCTAGTATGACCTCGTGGCCTCCCTGGGTGTATGCCTTATATGACTCT AAAGCTCTCATGAGCAGAGTAAAGAAACAACTCCATGAATGGGATGAAAACCTCAAAGATGAGTCCCTGCCTACAAATCCCACAG ATTTCTCATACAGGGTGGCCGCATGTCTACCAATAGATGATGCTCTGAGACTGCAACTACTGAAGATTGGCAGTGCCATCCAGAGACTGCGCTGTGAGTTGGACATCATGGACAGG TGCACCTCTCTCTGCTGTAAACAGTGCCAGGATACAGAGATAACCAGCAAGAATGAGATCTTCAG TCTATCTCTGTATGGGCCAATGGCAGCATATGTGAATCCACATGGTTATGTTCATGAGACGCTTACAGTTTACAAGGCCAACAACCTCAACCTGATTGGACGACCTTCCACACTGCATAGTTGGTTTCCAGG GTATGCGTGGACAATTGCTCAGTGCAGAACCTGTGGCTCTCATATGGGCTGGAAGTTCTCAGCAGTAAAAAAAGATCTGAGTCCACCTCGGTTCTGGGGTTTGACTCGTTCTGCCCTGTTACCGACAATCCCACAGGGAGAGGAGGGTGTCGAGGGGTCACGCTTGTTGTGCCTGTAA